A genome region from Leptospira langatensis includes the following:
- a CDS encoding hybrid sensor histidine kinase/response regulator, translated as MNGELDQVEDVQVVSGHSGLGKILILEDSSEIALLYDQYCRKMNWEFDIVSNGKLGMEKVQAAKEPYSIYFIDLFMPEQDGATFIKSLKEADPDAVIVVQSALEEPDKIIDVMKLGVFDYLIKPVDRESFNRAITLAYQYNGLRDFQSNVERSNRDVLKEQLDWLTYKDSIRKSDQSALSISTIKSLSTSFSQGSGIGSILSLLDLLKMGHKTTDNGALVNNEILNLLYSNQEVLRKQIDGLSKILTLAAEEPKLDTISINELISSLSKRSQIFLPYLEKKDLKMRFSSTKACESLRLNEEWIQIAFEELILNALKYSKKGTFVDIYFGRIDGYFCIAVKNGVITHQHLVDEEHKEILVTRPFFRLLPPVEEFTDLEQYGMGLGLTAVELIVSKHRGIFNIHNVSDHTSACIEPCVMSEIFLPVLSEKEV; from the coding sequence ATGAACGGCGAGTTAGATCAAGTAGAAGATGTGCAGGTTGTTTCCGGACATTCGGGCTTGGGAAAAATTTTGATCCTCGAAGATTCGTCCGAGATCGCGTTACTTTACGATCAGTATTGTAGAAAGATGAACTGGGAGTTCGATATAGTTTCGAACGGAAAGCTCGGAATGGAAAAAGTCCAGGCGGCAAAAGAGCCTTACTCCATATATTTTATCGATCTGTTTATGCCTGAGCAGGACGGAGCTACTTTCATCAAGAGTTTAAAGGAAGCAGATCCGGATGCGGTGATCGTAGTCCAATCCGCACTGGAGGAGCCGGACAAGATCATAGATGTGATGAAGCTGGGAGTTTTCGATTATTTGATCAAACCGGTGGATAGAGAATCATTTAATCGAGCTATTACATTGGCTTACCAATACAACGGTTTACGAGATTTCCAAAGTAATGTGGAAAGATCCAACAGGGATGTATTAAAGGAGCAGTTGGATTGGTTAACGTATAAAGATTCTATCCGAAAGTCGGATCAGAGCGCTTTGTCTATTTCCACGATTAAATCCCTTAGCACTTCTTTTTCTCAAGGATCCGGTATTGGGAGCATTCTTTCCTTACTTGATCTTTTGAAAATGGGCCATAAGACTACGGATAATGGGGCTCTTGTAAATAATGAGATACTCAATCTCCTCTATTCTAATCAAGAGGTCCTGAGAAAACAGATCGATGGCTTATCTAAGATCCTCACCTTAGCCGCAGAAGAGCCTAAGCTGGACACCATTAGCATAAACGAGTTGATCAGCTCCTTAAGCAAAAGATCTCAGATATTTCTTCCCTACCTTGAAAAGAAAGACTTGAAGATGCGTTTCTCATCCACGAAGGCTTGTGAATCCTTAAGATTAAACGAGGAATGGATACAGATCGCCTTTGAAGAACTGATCTTAAATGCATTAAAATATTCTAAAAAAGGAACTTTTGTAGATATTTATTTCGGCCGTATAGACGGATATTTTTGCATAGCGGTCAAAAACGGTGTGATCACCCATCAGCATCTTGTCGACGAGGAGCACAAGGAAATACTAGTTACTCGTCCTTTCTTTCGGCTCCTTCCTCCTGTAGAGGAATTTACCGACCTGGAGCAATACGGAATGGGACTGGGGTTGACGGCAGTCGAACTGATCGTAAGCAAACATAGGGGCATATTTAATATTCATAATGTGTCCGACCATACTTCGGCCTGCATAGAGCCTTGCGTCATGTCGGAGATCTTTCTACCGGTCCTGTCCGAGAAGGAAGTTTAA
- a CDS encoding PilZ domain-containing protein: MSARKTQGREYDTLSDHSVIYKIIKSFLYMEKLGIKGGSSADKCEIINISNNSEMITVRFSDNFQPASNERILLQKTLKKHIELNCRTINRIANNEFTLQIESIHIAKENRKDDRIFIRNDSVFATNVVYHPKQFELNHHTSPNLMRTILETFSQDLNHPKFGEIKIGSFERGQELKFNIVRKTKKIFFIPDTSKTSSYTENLPQFVNYITYFGKNILSAIRRYRNESITSELILPILFDKNDKDSYPKAYLWVQSKVEPILAEDLPELYALANKVSEKIESSDSVKATNRFDILDISESGARIKISDKNIIYCLYPCETLKFDLVFKGKPPIPINGKICWRTMDRKGKLYLGLKFEQEKELLPSLRKLEYNIQSLRNKMHAKSDQNSSLVKIYRSPNARKRKSK; this comes from the coding sequence ATGAGCGCCCGAAAAACACAAGGAAGAGAATACGATACTTTATCCGATCATTCCGTGATCTATAAGATCATAAAATCCTTCCTTTATATGGAAAAACTAGGGATTAAAGGCGGATCCAGCGCGGACAAATGCGAAATTATCAATATTTCCAACAATTCCGAAATGATAACCGTTCGTTTTTCGGACAACTTCCAACCGGCCTCAAACGAAAGGATCCTTCTGCAAAAGACCCTGAAAAAGCATATAGAGTTAAATTGCAGGACAATAAACCGTATCGCGAATAACGAATTCACACTCCAAATAGAATCTATTCATATAGCTAAAGAGAACCGAAAGGACGATCGTATCTTTATTAGAAACGATTCCGTATTCGCAACCAACGTAGTATATCATCCGAAACAATTCGAATTAAACCATCACACTTCTCCGAACCTTATGCGAACGATCTTGGAAACCTTTAGCCAGGACTTGAATCATCCGAAGTTCGGGGAAATAAAGATCGGGTCCTTCGAACGAGGCCAAGAACTAAAATTTAATATCGTTAGAAAGACCAAAAAGATCTTCTTCATTCCTGACACGAGCAAAACGAGTTCCTACACGGAGAACCTTCCTCAGTTCGTGAATTATATAACTTACTTCGGCAAGAATATATTGTCCGCCATCCGCAGATATAGGAACGAATCCATCACTTCCGAACTTATACTTCCTATCCTTTTCGATAAAAATGATAAGGATTCGTACCCGAAGGCATACCTGTGGGTACAAAGCAAGGTGGAGCCTATCTTAGCGGAAGATCTTCCCGAACTCTATGCCTTAGCCAATAAGGTCTCAGAAAAAATAGAAAGTTCCGATTCTGTCAAAGCAACCAATCGATTCGATATTCTGGACATTTCCGAATCGGGCGCCCGAATCAAGATAAGCGATAAAAATATAATATATTGTCTATATCCCTGTGAAACACTCAAGTTCGACTTAGTATTCAAAGGAAAGCCCCCGATCCCAATAAACGGAAAGATCTGCTGGCGCACGATGGACAGAAAGGGAAAATTATATCTTGGGCTCAAATTCGAACAGGAGAAAGAACTCCTACCTAGCTTAAGAAAACTAGAATATAATATCCAATCGCTTCGGAACAAAATGCACGCCAAGAGCGATCAGAACTCTTCGCTCGTTAAGATCTATCGGAGTCCGAACGCAAGAAAGAGAAAGTCAAAATAG
- a CDS encoding lysylphosphatidylglycerol synthase domain-containing protein: MNESNSIKNGERSKAKVFTTIIKSIIVIASVLYFAYYLKGSIGRFPSIDWNVKTALIFSVCFFLYCINMIIAGLNWSLLLNEYGDFLSPFNAIRISLLTQFGKYLPGNVGHHLGRLYMAAKHGVPKFVSLQTIFYETLILTGTGFFVSFLGFLLSKERSFSMRIEIIPILLLLGIILFPFFVPLVNRMRIPLLLKITGGNPLKAPKIYALVFVVFFDLLTFLISGLLLSLIINFAFHVPANDILFLTYVFASSWIIGYLLPGAPAGLGVRDAALATGLGLQFDPGIALATTISFRIIATAGDGFFFLITLVTMKKSET; this comes from the coding sequence ATGAATGAAAGTAATAGTATAAAGAACGGCGAAAGATCAAAAGCAAAAGTTTTTACAACGATTATTAAGTCGATTATTGTGATCGCGAGTGTGTTATACTTTGCGTATTATTTGAAAGGCAGTATAGGAAGGTTTCCGTCTATTGATTGGAATGTTAAGACGGCGCTTATTTTCTCGGTATGCTTTTTCTTATACTGTATAAATATGATTATCGCAGGACTTAACTGGTCTCTTTTGCTTAACGAATACGGCGATTTTCTTTCACCCTTCAATGCGATCCGAATCAGTCTTTTGACCCAGTTCGGGAAATATTTGCCCGGTAATGTCGGCCATCATTTAGGAAGACTTTATATGGCCGCAAAACATGGGGTGCCTAAGTTTGTTTCTTTGCAGACTATCTTTTATGAAACCCTTATCTTGACCGGAACAGGTTTTTTTGTTAGCTTTTTAGGCTTTCTCCTTTCGAAAGAACGATCCTTTTCTATGAGAATAGAGATCATTCCAATTTTACTATTACTAGGAATAATTCTATTTCCTTTCTTCGTTCCCTTAGTAAATCGCATGCGTATTCCCTTATTGTTAAAAATTACGGGTGGTAACCCGCTTAAGGCTCCTAAGATCTACGCATTAGTCTTCGTAGTTTTCTTTGATTTACTTACGTTCTTGATATCAGGGCTATTGCTTTCATTAATTATAAACTTTGCATTTCACGTTCCTGCAAATGATATTTTATTCTTAACGTATGTGTTTGCATCGTCTTGGATTATTGGCTATCTCCTTCCAGGTGCACCTGCTGGTTTAGGTGTAAGGGATGCAGCTCTCGCAACTGGTTTGGGATTGCAATTTGATCCGGGGATTGCTCTTGCTACAACCATCTCATTCCGCATTATTGCTACTGCAGGAGATGGTTTTTTCTTTTTGATCACATTGGTGACGATGAAAAAATCAGAGACTTAA
- a CDS encoding FkbM family methyltransferase, whose protein sequence is MENNSYPSNETPPFEQLNLLQKFIRLFEPLENIIPSSYRMPFRYYAQYFFKALEPEIFILSDLIPKNGIAIDIGANRGIYAYALSKLASKVECFEPIPKCVKYLQDYGSNKITVHNVALSDQSGSMKLYIPILKGRTTLTRASLNKPNGPYVDLEVEIKTLDSFNFPKVDFIKIDVEGLESNVIKGASKTISQYRPKLLIEIDHHRNSAESFGWIFSFFEKLKYKPYLLRNGKLEECKDPKQEALLQYNFIFLPT, encoded by the coding sequence ATGGAAAACAATAGCTACCCGAGTAACGAAACCCCTCCTTTCGAGCAGTTGAATTTATTGCAAAAATTCATTCGATTATTCGAACCACTAGAAAATATAATACCTAGCTCTTATAGAATGCCCTTTCGATATTACGCGCAGTATTTCTTCAAAGCGTTAGAGCCCGAAATATTTATACTTTCCGATCTGATCCCTAAAAACGGTATTGCAATTGATATTGGCGCAAATCGTGGAATATACGCATACGCTCTATCGAAATTAGCGAGCAAAGTAGAATGTTTTGAACCAATTCCAAAATGTGTAAAATACCTACAGGACTACGGTTCAAATAAAATTACAGTACATAATGTTGCACTATCGGATCAATCAGGGTCAATGAAATTATATATTCCAATATTAAAAGGACGTACGACTCTAACTAGAGCATCTCTCAATAAACCTAATGGCCCGTATGTTGACCTTGAAGTGGAAATAAAAACACTAGACTCATTTAATTTTCCGAAGGTAGATTTTATCAAGATTGATGTAGAAGGATTAGAATCTAATGTAATCAAAGGCGCTTCCAAAACAATCTCACAGTACCGCCCTAAATTGTTAATTGAAATAGATCATCATAGAAATTCCGCGGAATCTTTCGGTTGGATTTTTTCCTTTTTTGAAAAATTAAAATACAAACCTTATTTACTTCGCAATGGAAAATTAGAGGAATGTAAAGACCCTAAACAAGAAGCTTTATTGCAATATAATTTTATTTTTCTTCCTACTTAA
- a CDS encoding oleate hydratase has product MRKKNTERQAYFVGGGIASLAAAVYLIQDAGFEGKNIHIMESLSILGGSNDGSGTESKGFVCRGGRMLNEETYENFWDLMERIPSLEDPSISLKEEIFTFDHANPTHSLARLIDKDGNILSVTDMQFNSEDRSKLVRLFFANENDLDDLTIRDWFGDHFFTTNFWYMWQTTFAWQEWSSLFEFQRYMKRMLLEFSRIDTLEGVTRTPYNQFDSVILPIKTYLDQKGVNYHLDKTVIDLQFLDADEITVTHIHWEDKNGKAGKTGLDKGDLCFFTNGCITDNSNNGSYHTPAKYLPENPPSFLLWRKISDKKPGKLGNPNPFFQKPDETKWFSFTATFKGQFFLRLIEEFTKNRPGSGALMTFKDSSWRMSIVVAAQPHFKTQDKDTTILWGYGLFPDQIGDLVKKRMSDCTGEEVLDELIHHLHFEEHGSKIKSSVINVIPVMLPYIDALFQPRKKSDRPAVVPTGSTNLALISQFVEIPEDMVFTEEYSVRAARLAVYTLLGINKQVAPVTKYWKRPTVLARAVHTSYRS; this is encoded by the coding sequence ATGAGAAAAAAGAATACGGAAAGACAAGCTTACTTTGTAGGAGGAGGGATCGCGAGTTTAGCTGCTGCTGTCTATCTGATCCAAGACGCAGGTTTCGAGGGGAAGAATATCCATATTATGGAATCTTTATCTATTCTTGGGGGAAGCAACGACGGCTCAGGGACCGAGTCTAAGGGTTTCGTATGTCGTGGAGGCCGTATGTTGAATGAAGAGACATACGAGAATTTTTGGGATCTTATGGAAAGAATCCCTTCTTTGGAAGACCCTAGTATTTCCTTGAAGGAAGAGATATTCACCTTCGATCATGCGAATCCTACGCATTCTCTTGCTCGTCTGATCGATAAAGATGGAAATATACTCTCAGTCACCGATATGCAATTCAACTCGGAGGACCGATCCAAATTAGTCCGACTATTCTTTGCGAATGAGAACGATCTTGATGATTTGACGATCCGAGATTGGTTCGGCGACCATTTCTTTACCACGAATTTTTGGTACATGTGGCAGACTACTTTTGCTTGGCAGGAATGGTCTAGCCTATTTGAATTCCAACGATATATGAAGCGGATGCTTCTGGAATTTTCTAGAATTGATACACTCGAAGGAGTGACCAGAACTCCTTATAACCAATTTGATTCGGTGATCCTACCCATTAAAACATACTTAGATCAAAAGGGTGTGAATTATCATTTGGATAAGACGGTAATCGATCTTCAATTTCTGGATGCGGATGAGATCACTGTGACCCATATCCATTGGGAAGATAAAAATGGTAAGGCGGGAAAGACTGGTTTAGACAAGGGAGATCTCTGTTTCTTTACGAACGGTTGCATTACGGATAACTCGAATAACGGGAGCTATCATACTCCGGCAAAATATTTACCGGAAAATCCGCCGAGTTTTCTTTTATGGCGCAAGATATCGGATAAAAAACCTGGCAAGTTAGGCAACCCGAACCCGTTCTTCCAGAAGCCGGATGAAACGAAATGGTTTTCTTTTACGGCAACCTTTAAGGGTCAATTTTTCTTACGATTGATCGAAGAATTCACGAAGAATAGGCCGGGCAGTGGAGCCTTGATGACATTTAAGGATTCTTCTTGGAGAATGTCGATTGTGGTCGCTGCCCAACCTCACTTCAAGACCCAAGATAAGGATACTACTATCCTTTGGGGTTACGGTTTGTTCCCGGATCAAATAGGGGATCTTGTAAAAAAACGGATGTCCGATTGTACTGGCGAAGAGGTTCTGGATGAGCTGATCCATCATCTTCATTTTGAAGAACATGGATCTAAGATCAAATCGAGTGTCATTAACGTAATTCCCGTTATGCTACCTTATATTGATGCGTTGTTCCAGCCTAGAAAGAAGTCCGATCGACCCGCAGTAGTGCCTACAGGCTCAACGAATCTTGCCTTGATCAGTCAGTTTGTGGAAATTCCAGAAGATATGGTATTTACCGAGGAATATTCCGTTAGAGCCGCTCGCTTAGCTGTTTATACTTTGCTCGGGATCAACAAACAAGTGGCTCCGGTGACCAAGTATTGGAAGAGACCAACGGTGTTAGCCCGCGCCGTCCATACTTCTTACCGTTCGTAG
- a CDS encoding MFS transporter, translated as MLSTILNWFKPSPPIKRLPQEKIQDLYPRLRWRVLESTFVGYAVFYLVRNNFPVVAKEFAQDLQYSQEQIGNILATTAISYGIGKFLMGALSDRSNPRVFMSVGLVFTALCNIAFGASSNYETHLLLWAINGLFQGMGWPPCGRSLGHWFSAEERGQKFAIWNIAHNVGGGLVGLIAAASASHFGWRNAFYIPAGISIVTAIYLYLRLYDTPQSVGLPPIEEYNSKTPLEGQSEEDRERELSFKEIILDSVLLNKYVWVFALANFFVYIVRYSLTDWGPSYLKFAKGASLEKGGLSTFIYEFAGIGSTLLVGWFSDKVGGKRGMVSLLCILPILAALYGLLFVPQGHLWIDLTLFGVVGFFIYPPVMLLGVAGLDFTSKKAVGTAAGFIGLFGYLGRTTLSKAVGWMTSQEGFRWEYSIYLILFSAVASILLLSFTWKWKPR; from the coding sequence ATGCTTTCCACAATCCTGAATTGGTTTAAACCTTCTCCACCTATTAAACGGCTCCCACAAGAAAAGATACAAGATCTCTACCCAAGGTTAAGATGGAGGGTCTTAGAATCTACGTTCGTAGGATATGCGGTATTCTATCTAGTCAGAAATAACTTTCCCGTAGTCGCAAAAGAGTTTGCCCAAGATCTGCAATACTCACAGGAACAGATAGGCAATATCCTGGCCACTACGGCAATTTCATACGGGATCGGAAAGTTCCTTATGGGCGCGCTTTCGGATAGAAGCAATCCGAGAGTCTTTATGTCGGTCGGTCTCGTCTTCACCGCATTATGTAATATCGCCTTTGGAGCCAGCTCGAATTATGAAACGCACCTACTTCTGTGGGCAATCAATGGTCTTTTCCAAGGAATGGGATGGCCTCCTTGCGGAAGGTCACTGGGACATTGGTTTAGCGCAGAAGAAAGAGGACAAAAATTCGCGATCTGGAACATAGCGCATAACGTAGGAGGAGGCTTAGTCGGACTCATCGCAGCGGCGAGTGCTTCTCATTTCGGTTGGAGAAACGCATTCTATATACCGGCAGGCATTTCGATCGTTACAGCTATCTATCTTTATTTACGTTTATATGATACTCCTCAATCTGTAGGGCTCCCTCCGATCGAAGAATACAATTCCAAGACTCCTTTGGAGGGACAATCCGAAGAAGATAGGGAAAGAGAGCTCAGTTTCAAAGAGATCATTTTAGATTCCGTTCTTTTAAATAAATATGTTTGGGTCTTTGCCTTAGCGAATTTCTTCGTTTATATAGTGCGATATAGTCTCACAGATTGGGGTCCGTCCTATCTAAAGTTTGCCAAAGGAGCCAGCTTGGAAAAGGGAGGACTCAGTACTTTCATTTATGAATTCGCAGGGATCGGCTCTACTTTGTTAGTCGGGTGGTTCTCCGATAAAGTAGGAGGGAAAAGAGGCATGGTCAGTCTACTGTGTATCCTACCCATCTTGGCAGCCCTCTACGGGTTATTGTTCGTTCCCCAAGGTCATCTTTGGATCGATCTGACGCTTTTCGGAGTAGTAGGATTCTTTATATATCCTCCGGTTATGTTACTCGGAGTTGCCGGTCTTGACTTCACTTCCAAAAAGGCCGTAGGAACAGCTGCAGGCTTTATCGGATTGTTCGGCTATCTTGGCCGGACAACGCTCTCGAAAGCCGTTGGTTGGATGACAAGCCAAGAAGGCTTTCGATGGGAATATTCCATTTACCTTATATTATTCTCGGCGGTTGCCTCCATCCTTCTTCTGTCCTTCACATGGAAATGGAAGCCTAGATGA
- a CDS encoding GDSL-type esterase/lipase family protein: protein MLTSLYRFLFIIFLSCCVFCSILWPNQISAEQSSAKQSAGIQVIRQFGDSITYGYGFVQCAGIPGFCMTYWKYNSQLYQCASCAIYSWGGGYRGWMTELALQPSNQFLFATEGYQCGGSYTAQWETNSMSHDGYPGFRTDQLVPLALLPSNASITLVHAGTNDFVQGKSVSSAETNLTQIVQNLISQNANTKIYVAQIVRFVKPASTCTGCADHSVLNPLVKQYNEWIQSTLANNFAKQVVVVNMYDALQTQTDYSPDGVHPGPVGYQKMACSWIRAIKQMPSSPSDPCNGFSFGETKKQKIPSEPELQKSMPPSELMNQIMQGKSKNVLGP from the coding sequence ATGCTCACTTCCCTATATCGTTTTTTATTCATTATATTTTTATCATGCTGCGTCTTCTGTAGCATTCTTTGGCCAAATCAAATTTCGGCGGAGCAATCGAGTGCGAAACAATCCGCCGGCATACAGGTCATTCGACAATTCGGAGACTCAATTACTTACGGTTATGGTTTTGTCCAATGTGCCGGAATACCCGGATTTTGTATGACATACTGGAAATACAACAGCCAACTCTATCAATGTGCAAGCTGTGCAATCTATTCTTGGGGAGGAGGATATCGCGGATGGATGACCGAACTGGCCTTGCAACCTTCGAATCAATTTCTCTTTGCGACAGAGGGTTATCAATGTGGAGGATCCTATACCGCTCAATGGGAAACCAATTCCATGTCACACGACGGATACCCCGGCTTTCGCACCGATCAATTGGTACCGTTAGCTTTGCTCCCTAGTAATGCATCTATCACACTAGTTCATGCAGGAACGAATGATTTTGTGCAAGGCAAATCCGTCTCTTCAGCCGAGACCAATCTGACTCAGATCGTGCAAAATTTGATCTCTCAGAATGCAAACACTAAGATCTATGTAGCACAAATCGTCCGTTTTGTGAAACCTGCCTCCACCTGCACAGGGTGTGCAGACCATAGCGTCTTAAACCCGCTCGTCAAACAGTACAACGAATGGATCCAAAGCACACTGGCAAACAACTTCGCAAAACAAGTGGTAGTAGTGAACATGTATGATGCACTTCAAACGCAAACGGATTATTCACCGGATGGAGTTCATCCGGGCCCGGTCGGATACCAAAAAATGGCCTGTTCCTGGATTCGTGCGATCAAACAAATGCCTTCTTCACCTTCGGATCCTTGCAATGGGTTCTCCTTTGGCGAAACAAAAAAGCAGAAGATTCCTTCTGAACCTGAGCTACAAAAGTCTATGCCGCCCTCGGAACTCATGAACCAAATTATGCAGGGTAAATCGAAGAATGTCTTGGGTCCCTAA
- a CDS encoding DAPG hydrolase family protein → MGSFWLIALLALFLAVNFGLLIFSKPRRLDDLFDGEFTTSVKRLSNGAFQVSVRTPMPGVSPEMVGLWFSEYLRTTEDYKRWHPRAHVWMDWESKQPGILVGASHLVHEYIGPTLMKLRINFIDPKILFGYDPNNKDHFVVCAFVGDLNYPVNFGFLCHSVRKTAEGAEMRSRFWLGHVRSRGATIGIFNLSLLANLPILRFLALRRSTAEHLQIHCLEEMGILAGFLPSLYEANSNPMNSKRP, encoded by the coding sequence ATGGGATCATTCTGGCTTATTGCATTGCTAGCGCTATTCTTGGCAGTGAATTTCGGGTTACTTATATTCTCAAAACCTCGTCGGTTGGACGATCTGTTCGATGGGGAATTCACAACCTCCGTTAAGAGACTTTCAAACGGAGCATTTCAAGTCTCGGTTCGAACGCCCATGCCTGGAGTGTCGCCGGAAATGGTAGGACTCTGGTTTTCGGAATATCTTCGTACTACAGAAGATTATAAACGCTGGCATCCTAGGGCTCATGTTTGGATGGATTGGGAATCAAAACAGCCAGGCATATTAGTGGGTGCGAGTCATCTTGTGCATGAATACATAGGTCCAACTTTGATGAAGCTTAGGATCAATTTTATTGATCCTAAAATATTATTTGGATACGATCCAAATAATAAAGACCACTTCGTTGTTTGTGCATTTGTAGGTGACCTTAATTACCCAGTAAATTTCGGTTTTTTGTGTCATTCAGTACGGAAAACCGCAGAAGGAGCGGAAATGCGCTCGCGTTTTTGGTTGGGACATGTCCGTTCACGCGGAGCTACGATAGGAATATTCAATCTATCATTACTAGCTAACTTACCCATTCTTCGCTTTTTAGCTTTGCGTCGTTCGACTGCGGAGCATTTACAAATTCATTGCTTGGAAGAAATGGGAATATTAGCAGGATTTCTTCCTTCCCTTTATGAAGCGAACTCAAACCCAATGAATTCAAAAAGACCCTAA
- a CDS encoding DAPG hydrolase family protein, with translation MLESIGKTEFKAESSAKWVDIYKHWTGSLRIQIQHDTIKDVTPEMMKWWFENLGKTVTWNGEEVSLYHLWHHRDHIAITPLTNPKNKTNKGFAVGAFSLIEEQFNDFHERISARVYTTKLDETEFTFLIKKWGLTVGDIKHYYSPSKDGIDFYAETLIGINIPLLGWVINWLVLPFIYSKQTAENWIRHNIEETGQSEKVIPYLYSSRNGD, from the coding sequence ATGTTAGAATCGATAGGCAAGACCGAATTCAAAGCGGAGTCGTCCGCTAAGTGGGTAGATATTTATAAACATTGGACCGGGTCTTTAAGAATACAGATCCAGCACGACACAATAAAAGATGTTACGCCCGAGATGATGAAGTGGTGGTTTGAGAATTTAGGAAAAACAGTAACCTGGAATGGCGAGGAAGTAAGCTTATATCATTTGTGGCACCATCGAGATCATATAGCAATAACGCCGTTAACAAATCCGAAAAACAAAACAAATAAGGGTTTTGCAGTCGGCGCATTTAGTCTGATCGAAGAGCAATTTAACGATTTTCATGAAAGGATTTCCGCAAGAGTATATACTACCAAGTTAGACGAAACCGAGTTTACCTTTCTGATCAAAAAATGGGGTCTGACCGTCGGAGATATAAAGCATTATTACTCTCCATCTAAAGATGGGATCGATTTTTATGCGGAAACATTAATCGGCATAAATATCCCTCTACTAGGTTGGGTAATAAATTGGTTGGTCCTTCCTTTCATATACTCGAAGCAAACTGCCGAAAACTGGATCCGGCATAATATAGAGGAAACAGGCCAATCCGAGAAGGTTATTCCTTATCTTTACTCGTCGAGAAATGGAGACTAA